In Prevotella sp. oral taxon 475, one DNA window encodes the following:
- the gcvPA gene encoding aminomethyl-transferring glycine dehydrogenase subunit GcvPA encodes MQYKFFPHTEEDVEQMLSRIGIGSLDDLYKEVPEEIRFRRNYHLPEAMSEQEIRNFFRELGSKNQQLTIFAGGGVYDHYTPSIIPHLVARSEFLTSYTPYQAEISQGTLHYIFEFQSMMAELTGMPISNASMYDGSTATAEAALMAVASAKKADRVLVSQTVDEKILAVIKTYAHFQSIRVDVVEAEEGVTSRSALVDELKQGGVAGVIVQQPNKYGIVEDYEGWADICHNEKALFIMNANPADLALLKTPAELGADIAVGDGQSLGIPMSFGGPSVGYMCCTEKLMRKMPGRIVGKTVDNKGQRVFVLTLQAREQHIRREKATSNICSNQSLMALFVTIYLSVMGKEGLKEAAQMSCDGAHYLYDQLIGSGHFTPAFNQPFFNEFCVKYDGDVDVLQQQLLQRGILGGIKIDSHTVMFAVTEKHTKEDIDQLVQSATLSSPK; translated from the coding sequence ATGCAATATAAGTTTTTCCCGCATACAGAAGAAGACGTTGAGCAGATGCTGAGCCGAATTGGCATCGGTTCGCTCGACGACTTATATAAAGAGGTTCCCGAGGAAATTCGGTTCAGAAGAAACTATCATCTGCCCGAAGCGATGTCGGAACAGGAAATCAGAAACTTCTTTCGCGAATTGGGAAGTAAGAATCAACAGCTCACCATCTTTGCAGGCGGCGGCGTTTACGACCATTACACACCCTCGATCATCCCACATCTCGTGGCGCGATCGGAGTTTCTCACCAGTTATACACCCTATCAGGCGGAGATTTCGCAAGGAACGTTGCACTACATCTTCGAGTTTCAAAGCATGATGGCAGAACTAACGGGAATGCCGATCTCAAATGCGTCGATGTATGATGGCAGCACTGCTACGGCAGAAGCGGCACTGATGGCTGTGGCTTCGGCCAAGAAAGCCGATCGGGTGCTGGTGTCGCAGACCGTCGATGAGAAGATTCTCGCTGTCATCAAGACGTATGCTCACTTCCAATCTATCCGTGTCGACGTGGTGGAGGCCGAAGAAGGTGTCACCTCCCGCTCTGCTCTTGTCGACGAACTCAAGCAAGGCGGCGTGGCAGGAGTGATCGTTCAGCAACCCAATAAATACGGAATCGTGGAAGACTACGAAGGATGGGCCGACATCTGCCACAACGAAAAGGCTCTGTTCATCATGAATGCCAACCCGGCCGACCTGGCTCTGCTGAAAACTCCGGCCGAATTGGGAGCCGATATTGCTGTGGGCGATGGGCAGTCGTTGGGCATTCCCATGTCGTTCGGCGGTCCGTCGGTAGGTTATATGTGCTGTACGGAGAAGCTCATGAGGAAGATGCCGGGGCGGATTGTCGGGAAAACGGTAGACAACAAAGGGCAACGCGTCTTTGTTCTCACCCTTCAGGCCCGCGAACAACACATCCGACGCGAGAAAGCCACCTCTAATATCTGTTCCAATCAAAGTTTGATGGCTTTGTTTGTCACCATCTATCTCAGTGTGATGGGTAAGGAAGGACTGAAAGAAGCGGCCCAGATGTCGTGCGACGGAGCACATTATTTATACGACCAACTGATCGGGTCGGGGCATTTTACGCCTGCTTTCAATCAACCCTTCTTCAACGAATTCTGTGTGAAATATGATGGAGACGTCGATGTTCTGCAACAACAACTGCTTCAGCGAGGCATTCTGGGCGGCATCAAAATAGACAGCCACACCGTGATGTTTGCCGTAACGGAGAAGCATACCAAAGAAGACATCGACCAACTCGTACAATCAGCAACCCTTTCATCCCCAAAATAA
- the gcvH gene encoding glycine cleavage system protein GcvH encodes MAKFIEGLYYSESHEYVRVEGDYAFIGITDYAQGALGNVVYVDMPDVDDEVEAGEDFGAVESVKAASDLTSPVSGTVVETNEALEDAPELLNKDAFENWIMKVKLSDKTELDGLMDAKAYEEFCNQ; translated from the coding sequence ATGGCAAAATTTATTGAAGGGCTCTATTACAGCGAGTCGCACGAATATGTACGTGTAGAAGGAGACTATGCTTTCATCGGTATCACCGATTATGCACAAGGAGCATTGGGAAATGTGGTTTATGTCGATATGCCCGACGTGGACGATGAAGTGGAAGCAGGAGAAGATTTCGGAGCCGTTGAAAGCGTAAAGGCGGCAAGCGACCTTACTTCTCCTGTGAGCGGAACCGTCGTTGAGACCAATGAGGCCCTCGAAGATGCTCCCGAACTGCTCAACAAAGATGCTTTCGAAAATTGGATTATGAAGGTGAAGCTGTCTGATAAAACCGAGTTGGACGGCTTGATGGATGCAAAAGCCTACGAAGAATTTTGTAATCAATAG
- the gcvT gene encoding glycine cleavage system aminomethyltransferase GcvT, whose amino-acid sequence MENKKTCLYDKHTALGALMQPFGGFEMPIQYTSITEEHNAVRGDCGVFDVSHMGEVYVTGPDAEKYVNHIFTNDVTGASIGKVFYGMMLYPDGGTVDDMLVYKMGENEFFIVINAANIDKDVDWMRQNSDGLDVTIDHCSDYYGQLAVQGPKAEEVMETVLGIPCKELAFYTAKTIDEKQGTAIVSRTGYTGEDGFEIYGSHDLIRQLWDQLMASGQCKPCGLGCRDTLRFEVGLPLYGHELSKDISPVMAGFSMFCKLDKPEFIGKEAVARQKGEGVQKKLVGIELHDKAIPRNGYSVWKDGQMIGEVTTGYHTISVDKSVCMALIDSAYAALGTDVEVQIRKKTFPGTIVKKKFYDKHYKK is encoded by the coding sequence ATGGAGAATAAAAAAACGTGCCTGTATGACAAGCACACCGCGCTCGGGGCGTTGATGCAACCCTTCGGGGGCTTTGAAATGCCCATTCAGTACACTTCTATCACCGAAGAGCACAACGCCGTGCGAGGCGATTGCGGCGTATTCGATGTCTCGCACATGGGCGAAGTCTATGTCACAGGGCCCGATGCAGAGAAATACGTCAATCACATCTTTACCAATGATGTGACAGGAGCCTCCATCGGAAAGGTGTTCTATGGCATGATGCTCTATCCCGACGGCGGAACGGTAGACGATATGCTGGTTTACAAGATGGGAGAGAACGAGTTTTTTATCGTGATCAATGCAGCCAATATCGATAAAGACGTGGACTGGATGAGACAAAACAGCGACGGACTGGATGTCACCATCGATCATTGCTCCGACTACTACGGGCAGCTCGCCGTGCAAGGACCCAAAGCCGAGGAGGTGATGGAGACCGTGTTGGGCATTCCTTGCAAAGAACTGGCGTTCTATACGGCCAAAACCATTGACGAAAAGCAGGGAACGGCCATCGTCAGTCGTACGGGATATACCGGTGAAGACGGCTTTGAAATTTATGGTTCGCACGACTTGATACGTCAGCTTTGGGACCAACTCATGGCCAGCGGACAGTGCAAACCTTGCGGATTGGGCTGTCGAGACACGCTTCGCTTTGAGGTGGGACTGCCCTTGTACGGTCACGAACTCAGCAAAGACATCTCTCCGGTGATGGCGGGCTTCAGTATGTTTTGCAAACTCGACAAACCAGAATTCATTGGCAAAGAAGCCGTTGCCCGTCAGAAGGGCGAGGGCGTGCAAAAAAAACTGGTGGGCATCGAGCTTCACGATAAAGCGATTCCGCGAAATGGCTATTCGGTGTGGAAAGATGGACAGATGATAGGCGAGGTAACCACCGGATACCATACCATCTCTGTAGATAAAAGCGTGTGTATGGCTCTCATCGACAGTGCATATGCTGCTTTGGGCACCGACGTAGAAGTGCAAATCAGAAAGAAAACCTTCCCCGGGACCATCGTCAAGAAGAAGTTCTATGACAAACATTATAAGAAATAA
- a CDS encoding lipoate--protein ligase, which yields MIYIELPFDETRRLTFYLSMEEFVARHLDLDDCFFMWQVEPTVIFGRNQLIENEVNLDYCRKHHINTVRRKSGGGCVYADMSNVMFSYITKDENVNFTFGRYIDMVTQTLCKLGVDAKASGRNDILIDGKKVSGNAFYHIPGRSIVHGTMLYDTNMENMVGSITPTDAKLVSKGVKSVRQHIALLKDYTDISLEDFKAFVRRDLCERTHRLTDEDVRIVEEIEREYLTPEFIYGSNPRYSVVHHRRIENVGDFEVRIELKNGIIKAVNVMGDFFLTGDIDNRLLELLKNIPYTEEAVRQALPPKVDDIIMNLKKEDFIKLIINP from the coding sequence ATGATCTATATAGAACTGCCTTTTGACGAAACGCGACGACTCACCTTTTATCTATCGATGGAAGAATTCGTTGCCAGGCACCTCGACTTAGACGATTGCTTCTTTATGTGGCAAGTAGAACCTACCGTTATCTTTGGGCGAAACCAGCTCATCGAGAACGAAGTGAACCTGGACTACTGTCGGAAGCACCACATCAACACCGTGCGTAGAAAGAGCGGAGGAGGTTGTGTTTATGCCGATATGAGCAATGTGATGTTCTCTTACATCACGAAAGACGAAAACGTGAACTTCACCTTTGGGCGTTACATCGACATGGTGACCCAAACCCTGTGCAAACTCGGCGTAGATGCGAAGGCCAGCGGAAGGAACGATATCCTCATCGATGGCAAAAAGGTGTCGGGAAACGCCTTTTACCACATTCCCGGGCGAAGCATCGTGCACGGAACAATGCTCTACGACACGAATATGGAGAACATGGTGGGCAGCATTACACCCACCGATGCCAAGCTGGTGAGCAAAGGCGTGAAGAGCGTTCGTCAGCACATCGCTCTGCTGAAAGACTATACGGACATCTCTTTGGAAGACTTCAAGGCCTTTGTCAGAAGAGATTTGTGCGAGAGAACCCACCGACTGACGGATGAAGACGTGCGTATCGTAGAGGAAATCGAGCGCGAATATCTTACGCCCGAGTTTATCTACGGCAGCAACCCCCGCTATTCGGTGGTTCATCATCGGCGAATCGAGAACGTTGGCGACTTTGAAGTGCGCATCGAACTCAAGAATGGCATCATCAAAGCCGTGAATGTGATGGGCGACTTCTTCCTCACGGGCGACATAGACAACCGTCTTCTCGAGTTGCTCAAGAACATTCCCTACACCGAAGAAGCCGTTCGGCAGGCATTGCCACCCAAAGTGGACGACATTATCATGAACCTGAAGAAAGAAGATTTTATCAAGCTTATCATCAATCCTTAA